The following proteins are co-located in the Xiphophorus maculatus strain JP 163 A chromosome 8, X_maculatus-5.0-male, whole genome shotgun sequence genome:
- the LOC102230632 gene encoding guanine nucleotide-binding protein subunit alpha-11-like: MDECCLSPEEEEGRRISREIEKQLKRDKLNLKRELKLLLLGTGESGKSTFIKQMRIIHGNGYSENDRKQFTRLIFQNIFIAIQTLIDAMKTLKIGYADSKNNGDAERLSQVEDMDVFTGWQVDAVKRVWNDRGVQECYDRRREYQLSDSAKYYLSDLDRISAPGYIPTVQDILRVRVATTGIIEYMFDMSKVIFRMVDVGGQRSERKKWIHSFEDVTSVIFLAALSEYDQVLYENQNENRLRESLALFQTICRSDWFHNSSTILFLNKKDLLEEKITKSDLATYFPEYTGPKGDANSAQRFIEKLYVQFHGKDSKPLYTHFTCATDTENIRVVFKAVKDTLFQDNLEKFGIV; the protein is encoded by the exons GTTGCTGCTTTTAG gaACTGGTGAAAGTGGGAAGAGCACCTTTATCAAACAAATGAGGATCATTCATGGCAATGGGTACagtgaaaatgacagaaaacaattCACTCGCCTTATCTTCCAGAATATCTTCATAGCCATCCAGACGCTGATTGATGCCATGAAGACTCTAAAGATTGGCTATGCTGATTCCAAAAATAAT GGGGATGCGGAGAGACTGAGCCAAGTGGAGGATATGGACGTTTTCACAGGCTGGCAGGTGGACGCCGTTAAGCGAGTGTGGAATGACCGTGGCGTACAAGAGTGCTATGACCGTAGGAGGGAGTACCAGCTATCAGACTCTGCCAAATA CTATCTGAGTGACTTGGACAGAATTTCAGCCCCAGGATATATCCCCACTGTACAGGACATTTTGAGGGTCCGCGTAGCAACGACAGGCATTATAGAGTACATGTTTGATATGTCAAAGGTCATCTTCAG GATGGTGGATGTAGGGGGCCAGCGTTCAGAGAGGAAGAAATGGATCCATAGTTTTGAAGACGTCACTTCTGTCATATTCCTGGCGGCTCTGAGTGAATACGATCAAGTCCTTTATGAAAACCAGAACGAG AATCGACTACGTGAGAGCCTCGCCCTGTTTCAGACAATCTGCAGGTCTGATTGGTTTCATAACTCTTCCACCATCCTTTTCCTGAACAAAAAAGATCTTCTGGAAGAGAAAATCACCAAGTCAGATTTGGCAACCTACTTTCCAGAATATACAG GACCGAAGGGCGATGCCAATTCAGCACAAAGGTTTATCGAGAAGCTGTACGTCCAATTCCACGGCAAGGATTCCAAACCCCTCTATACACACTTTACCTGCGCCACAGACACGGAGAATATTCGGGTTGTCTTCAAAGCTGTCAAAGACACACTCTTTCAAGATAACCTTGAAAAATTTGGCATTGTATGA